In Chelmon rostratus isolate fCheRos1 chromosome 20, fCheRos1.pri, whole genome shotgun sequence, a single window of DNA contains:
- the fbxo15 gene encoding F-box only protein 15 produces MKAGDTSENACFIENDLHLSGSRPAKQMAASKAVTSRVRAARTSKRADKSSPASSQNFTERLPSEIRIKILSYLDASALFSISHVNKLFYQLANDNTLWNKIFLAEFGKNKKLKPKCVDELQLKMATVEVQDRAAGYWKWLYFRTVGACDMKKWKRHLGLISCHTGLPSQTERILRNLHVTWELTATDKSGHEGTHELSWSRFCETSVTLCWCGGGCLPNYQQISTLQLHGVKRIALNCPGLKKPGWRSLMAETDMQALTKSAQVIGNDRLVELKLLQPGIIIGLWRDQCSVAFVMFTLHFHRLVERSIQGSCVCPYMEPTVKPPFDDIDPEYGLHGYQLHLVLHDTVCEIMSGCFSQLFCRRTQVCDGLIRLTAISRSDLSQHTPLSGNITLPWRCEALEGTVQNCCVMSLTLLDEFKKPFWCVSSPVSMTLEKTPVSYDYDGEHFFMHYQDSDGQVNMELVRVKEQKQFYLISLVVCLTVCKVNRHFSRDY; encoded by the exons GGGTCAAGACCAGCGAAACAAATGGCGGCATCTAAAGCAGTTACTTCCAGAGTGCGGGCAGCGAGGACGTCCAAAAGAGCTGACAAATCATCTCCAGCGTCCTCTCAGAACTTTACAGAAAG ACTGCCATCGGAGATCCGGATTAAGATTCTGTCATACCTGGATGCCTCTGCTCTATTCAGCATCAGCCATGTCAATAAGCTCTTCTATCAGCTTGCCAATGATAA CACTCTGTGGAACAAGATATTCTTGGCAGAGTTTGGCAAGAATAAAAAGCTGAAGCCTAAGTGTGTGGacgagctgcagctgaagatgGCCACAGTGGAGGTGCAGGATCGGGCCGCTGGTTACTGGAAGTGGCTGTACTTCAGGACAGTTGGCGCATGTGACatgaaaaagtggaaaagaCATCTTGGACTCATCAGCTGTCACACTGGGCTGCCCAGCCAAACGGAGCGGATACTCAG AAACCTGCACGTCACCTGGGAGCTGACAGCCACTGATAAGTCGGGGCATGAGGGCACACATGAGCTGAGCTGGTCCCGGTTCTGCGAGACTTCTGTGACTCTGTGCTGGTGCGGAGGAGGCTGCTTGCCCAACTACCAGCAGATTTCCACCCTTCAACTCCACGGTGTCAAGAGGATAGCCCTCAACTGCCCAGGCCTAAAGAA ACCTGGCTGGAGGTCCCTCATGGCAGAGACAGACATGCAGGCTCTGACTAAAAGCGCGCAGGTCATTGGCAACGACAGACTGGTTGAACTGAAGCTGCTACAGCCTGGCATCATCATCGGCCTCTGGAGG GACCAGTGCTCCGTTGCCTTTGTCATGTTCACTCTCCATTTCCACAGGCTGGTGGAAAGAAGCATCCAGGGATCTTGTGTTTG cccTTACATGGAGCCAACGGTCAAACCCCCTTTTGATGACATAGACCCCGAATATGGTCTCCATGGTTACCAACTACACCTTGTTCTCCATGACACTGTATGCGAGATCATGTCCGGATGCTTCTCCCAGCTCTTCTGCCGGCGAA CTCAGGTTTGTGATGGCCTGATCCGGCTGACTGCCATTAGCAGGAGCGACTTGTCGCAGCACACACCTCTGTCAGGCAACATCACCCTGCCCTGGAGGTGTGAGGCCCTGGAGGGCACAGTGCAG AATTGCTGCGTCATGAGTCTGACTTTACTGGACGAATTCAAGAAACCCTTCTGGTGTGTCAGCTCTCCCGTTTCCATGACGCTGGAGAAGACGCCCGTCTCCTATGACTATGACGGCGAGCACTTCTTTATGCACTATCAGGACTCTGATGGTCAGGTGAACATGGAACTCGTACGGGTGAAGGAACAAAAGCAGTTTTACCTCATAAGCTTAGtagtctgtctgactgtctgcaaAGTCAACAGGCATTTCAGTAGAGATTACTGA